In Macrobrachium rosenbergii isolate ZJJX-2024 chromosome 16, ASM4041242v1, whole genome shotgun sequence, a single genomic region encodes these proteins:
- the Mob4 gene encoding MOB-like protein phocein — translation MKMADQTVVLRRNRPGTKAENFYRWCDEAYEEMDSTLVVQQYIQQTIRLDANNIDAILNAPESQDEGVWKYEHLRQFCMELNGLAVRLQGECQPSTCTQMTATEQWIFLCAAHKTPKECPAIDYTRHTLDGAACLLNSNKYFPSRVSIKESSVAKLGSVCRRVYRIFSHAYFHHRAIFDEFEAETALCRRFTVFVTKYNLMSRDNLIVPILEDESAGQGESEA, via the exons aatttttatcgTTGGTGCGATGAAGCTTATGAGGAGATGGATTCCACATTAGTGGTTCAGCAATATATTCAGCAAACCATTCGTCTTGATGCAAACAACATTGACGCCATATTGAATGCACCCGAATCTCAGGACGAAGGAGTCTGGAAGTATGAACATCTTAG ACAATTTTGCATGGAACTTAATGGTTTAGCAGTGCGACTTCAAGGAGAGTGCCAGCCATCTACATGCACACAAATGACCGCCACTGAGCAGTGGATATTCTTATGTGCAGCACACAAAACTCCCAAGGAGTGCCCTGCCATAGATTACACTCGCCATACTTTGGATGGAGCAGCTTGCTTATTAAATTCTAACAAATATTTCCCTAGTCG AGTAAGCATAAAAGAATCTTCTGTGGCTAAGTTAGGGTCCGTCTGCCGTAGAGTGTACAGGATATTCTCTCATGCTTATTTCCACCATAGGGCTATCTTTGATGAATTTGAG GCTGAAACTGCTTTATGTCGCCGCTTCACCGTGTTTGTAACCAAGTACAATCTCATGTCCAGGGATAACCTTATTGTTCCCATTCTGGAAGATGAAAGTGCAGGCCAGGGAGAATCAGAGGCCTAG